A section of the Pseudorasbora parva isolate DD20220531a chromosome 2, ASM2467924v1, whole genome shotgun sequence genome encodes:
- the LOC137090455 gene encoding gastrula zinc finger protein XlCGF57.1-like: MEENEESEELSEVEEEHHVKPGEKPLSRSKTKKTFMKKRRAKKSTTCTQCGKSFISKKDLERHVRIHTREKPFECDQCGKSFAQSANLNAHMMIHTGEKPFSCDQCGKTFILSSNLKRHLIVHTKEKPHSCSVCGKSFSLLQILKKHQKIHTGVREFMCFECEKTFTTANYLKLHQRIHTGEKPYMCSHCDKRFSVLGNLKRHERFHIGETPHTCDQCGKSFTIKSNLRRHMRIHEVEKPHHYRAIF; the protein is encoded by the coding sequence ATGGAAGAGAATGAGGAGAGTGAAGAACTGAGTGAAGTGGAGGAGGAACATCATGTCAAACCTGGAGAAAAACCTTTGAGTCGCTCAAAGACTAAAAAGACATTTATGAAGAAAAGAAGAGCCAAGAAATCTACAACCTGCACtcagtgtggaaaaagtttcatAAGCAAAAAAGATCTTGAGCGCCACGTGAGGATCCACACCAGAGAGAAGCCGTTCGAATGTGATCAATGCGGGAAGAGCTTCGCACAATCCGCTAACCTTAATGCTCACATGATGatccacaccggagagaagccgttctcatgtgatcagtgcgggaaaacatttattttgtcatcaAACCTGAAGAGACACCTGATCGTTCATACGAAGGAGAAGCCACATTCATGTTCtgtgtgtggaaagagtttttcaCTGCTgcaaattttaaaaaaacatcagaaaatACACACTGGTGTGAGAGAGTTCATGTGCTTTGAGTGTGAGAAGACTTTTACTACAGCAAACTATTTAAAACTCCACCAgaggattcacactggagaaaaaccttacatgtgttcacactgtgacaagagatTCAGTGTGTTAGGAAATCTGAAAAGACACGAGAGGTTCCACATCGGAGAGACGCCACACACGTGTGATCAGTGCGGGAAGAGTTTCACTATTAAAAGTAACCTGAGGAGACACATGAGGATCCATGAGGTGGAGAAACCACATCACTATAGAGCAATTTTTTGA